GTTGCAGAAGTGACGACTTTTTTATATAAAATTGGCGCCAATATCATCGAGTCCGACCAATATTCGACCGATCCGGTCGGCGGAACGTTTTTCATGCGGGTCGTTTTCGAAAAGCCTGGCGTTGCCGATGAGTTTGCGGGCATCGAGCAAGCTTTCGCTGAGGTGGCTGAGCCGTTTCGCATGAAGTGGCGCTTCTCGCAGGCGGGCCGCAAGAAGCGGATGGCCATTTTTGTATCAAAAATGGAGCATTGCCTGTTGGAACTGCTTTGGCGCTGGCAGGCCGAGGACTTGCATGTCGATATTCCGCTCGTCATCAGCAATCACCCAGATGCGCTCGGCACGGTTCGCAGCCTCGGCATCCCCTTCCATCACGTGCCGGTGACGAAGGAGACAAAGCAGGAAGCGGAAGCCGAACAAATCGAGCTGCTCCGCGCGCATCGCATCGACTTCGTCGTGCTCGCCCGCTACATGCAAATTCTCTCGCCCGCCTTCGTCGCGCGCTACCCCGGCCGGCTCCTGAACATTCACCATTCCTTCCTGCCCGCCTTCAGCGGCGCTCGCCCTTACGAGCGCGCGTATGCGCGCGGCGTGAAGATCATTGGCGCGACGTCTCACTACGTCACCGACGAGCTCGACGAAGGGCCGATCATCGCGCAAGGTGTCCGAGAAGTGAACCATCGCGATCATGTCGCCGATTTGAAAAAGATCGGCCGGACCATTGAACGCGATGTTCTGGCGCAGGCGGTCGCGCTTCACGTCGAAGACCGCGTGATCGTCCACGGGAACAAGACGATCGTATTCTAGCCGCAGACTAAACGCTCTAACGGACATCTCGTCA
This genomic interval from Bacillales bacterium contains the following:
- the purU gene encoding formyltetrahydrofolate deformylase; translated protein: MLNNRLRLLVSCDDRPGIVAEVTTFLYKIGANIIESDQYSTDPVGGTFFMRVVFEKPGVADEFAGIEQAFAEVAEPFRMKWRFSQAGRKKRMAIFVSKMEHCLLELLWRWQAEDLHVDIPLVISNHPDALGTVRSLGIPFHHVPVTKETKQEAEAEQIELLRAHRIDFVVLARYMQILSPAFVARYPGRLLNIHHSFLPAFSGARPYERAYARGVKIIGATSHYVTDELDEGPIIAQGVREVNHRDHVADLKKIGRTIERDVLAQAVALHVEDRVIVHGNKTIVF